Genomic window (Enterobacteriaceae bacterium 4M9):
CACCATACAGAAGGGCCTGAGTATAAGTGGTGACTTTGCCAATAAACAGCGCCAGCAGAATGCCAGTGATAATCAGAATGCAAAAAATACAGAGCCATAACTTCATATGTGGACGATGCAATGCGTTCCTGGCTGGAATGTCGGGAATAGGCCATTGCATAATTACGACTCAACACAGGTATCAGTATATGTACTGATAACTCTACAACCACAGGCACACAGGCTTCCATCAACCACGACAGCAATTCCGTTGTCCATAACTGTAGTATCACCTTCGATGATATTGTTTGGACCATGAGCCGGACAGGAAACCCGGTCACCCAATAGAGCAACCTGAATACCATTAATGAACATTGATGCAGAGGCTGAAATTACTTTTCCCCCATGTGTGGTGGCATCTCCCATACAAACTAATGCTGGCATTATTTTTCTCCTTAATCCTTAAGGCACAAGGGTGTACGCGAATAGAATGTCTTATTCGCGTCAAATAAATATAAATTCATCCTCACTGTGTTTTTATATTGTATGAGTAGAAAACATTCCCATTTCAGCCAGTAAACGCTGGATAAAATCATAGTTGTACCTGGTACTGGTTTGTTTGCTCGTATCGGGAATAGCTTTTGTATTAGTGTAAACCTGTATTCCCGGCCCTGGAACCCAGACTCTTTCAGTACTTGTACAACCACATCAGTAAAAATAAGCGGTGGGCGCGACACTGTTTATCTGACAAAGTAAGTTTTGGCTCAAATGTGATTTGATGGAGCTACTGAACCGCTTAAAACAAGTTACGACTGCGTACACGACTTTTATACTTCAGGGCCGTGTAACGAACCGGTGCGCTTCGCGAGCGTCGCATCTTTATGCAGTATCTGATTAGGCAATGTGGCTTTGTCCGTGCTGGTAAAACAGACACCATAATTGTAAATGTCATGCAGCCCTTCATTTCCGGTAAAACTTTCAACATCCAGTGCGGATGAATAATGGGGTATGTTCAGGAGACAACAATAAAGAGGAGTAGTTAATCGTTAAGCATTGATGTCAGTTTCATCTTTTCTCTCCTTGAAAAGCATTGCTTTTTCCACTGAGGTGCGTCAGGGGATGGTGCTGAAAAAAATCACATCTTTGTTATTGATAGCGTATTCAATCCAGGAAATGCTAAAAGTGCAGGTGAAGAGGATAATTATCACTGTCTATTATTTTGTGCGGCTTTCAGTGTGCCATGTATGTTGTAGGTATGAGGTTTTTTTTACGTTTTGCGCAGTATCTCACTGGCTCGGCCAGTATCACTAGCAGGGCATACAGATTTAAATAAATAAGACTGCAACGTCTCGTTAAAGAATCTCTCGCAGTGGCGAGAAGAGAGGAAGATACTTGCCTCAGTCTTGCTTTTAAGCGCTATTGTCAATCGATATTGCCAGGGATAAAACCATGCATGGGAAAATTTACGGGGTCAGCATTAACTAAGAATTTTCGTTCATGACTGTATCAGGAAATACCTGAATCCCGATAGTGCAAGAAGAAGCAGAACATGGCTGAAGCTCACCGGGTTTCGTTGTGAGTTTAGATGACCGCAGGTACCGGGTATGCTACCGCCCGTAGCCGTAAGCCAGGCCCATGAGGCAGAAAAAACGTAATAACTGCATTCTGCTACCGTCAGCACTTAGTAGCGATATCTTTTCGTCGCGAATGTTGATTCTCAAGAACTGAGTAAAAACATAAAGATGAGTATTTAAAACATAATGAAGAACGTTGTAAAGTTAAATAATATAATTATAGGGTGAAATTAATAAATGCTGTTAATAGGATGTAAATAATGCATTCACGTCGTGAATGATATGACGATAATCTCTTTGATGCCGGTGATCTACTCGTGTTGAGTGAGAGGGAAATGCAGTGTTTTAATGTTATGCCTTGCAATATATGAGCATCCAATAAAATATCTATTTCTATTATTATTGTAATAAAAGTATTTAATACTGATAAATAATTTGAAAAAAGAAAAATATTACATGCTGATCTCCATTAGCGTCCACATACATGTGGCGGGCACCCTCTTGTCGAATCTGCCATATAAAGATCAGAAAGTTTTCGCTGTAGGCTTACGCTTGTCCGGGTTTGTGAAACGAAGAAGCCATTCATCCCTTTCAGAGCGACGTTTGCGCTTTGATCGCCCCCTTCTGCTCCATTTTCTTCTGCAACTCCAGCAGCTGCTCCGGCGTCACCGCCGGATAACCTTGGGTGTTTTCCGGCACGGCGGTATGTGATGGAATCGGCACCAGCGGGCCGAGAAAGCGGGGTTCGCGTTTGAAAATATACAAATCCGCGAGTGCGCCCAGGCGTGCGCCAAACTCACGCAGGCGCACCGTCAGCATATTTTTGGGTGATGGCACAGCGTAACATTGCGCCTGAATGCCCATGTGCAGCGCAATAAATAACGCCCGCTCGCAGTGAAAACGCTGAGTGATAATGATGAAGTCGTTAGTATCAAACACTTTGCGGGTGCGCACAATCGAGTCCAGCGTGCGAAACCCGGCATAATCAAGCACGATGTCGGCTGGGTTGACGCCTGCGGCAATCAGGTCGCGGCGCATGGTCACGGGCTCGTTGTAGCTTTGTTGGGCGTTATCACCGCTTAACAGCAGATAGTCTACTTTGCCGCTATTGTAAGCGTTTATCGCGCCCTGAATACGGTAGCGGTAATACTGGTTAATGACCCCGGTGCGGTAATATTTGGCGGTGCCGAGTACCACGCCCACCTGGCGCCAGGGCAGGTCCTGGATTTCGTCATACACGTAGGGCGCGGTTTTCCAGCTTATCCAGCGGTCGAGCGCCAGCGCTGATAACAGTATCAGGCCGGTGACGATAAGCAGGCTGTAAAACAGGCGCTTTAACATGGACTTGCAGACTCGACAGAAGGGCAAAATTTCACCCAAGGCTACTTTATCCACCGAAGCGGCGCAACTGAGGGGAGCACGATTGCGGCAATTTTCACCGCGTTACGCGTCAGTTTCCTCAAGGTAGCAGCACGCGATCGAGGCTCAGGCACCCAAGTGTTCGCAGTACGGCAACGGTGGATTCCCACTGGGTGATGGGGGCATCCGGGCGCTCCGCCAGCAGTGCGCGCGCAATATCCGTACTTTCATATCCATTAAGGTACGCCACGTTCAGTGCAGCCTGCAACGGCGGCAGCGAGGGGTTATAGGCGGCGTTTTCGGCGTAGCTGCCGCAAATGAATATGCCGTCTTTCATCTCCAGCGCAACACCGGAAGGTGACTGGCTGTAAGGTGCATGGCTGCGGTTAGCCGCGGCGATAGCGGCCTGGCTCAGGGCATCACCCTCAGGGGTAAAGCCGTGATTCTCTTCGTCGAGCAAGCGCGTGGTGATATCAAGGTCAACAGGGCCGAAGGCATCCGGCAGGTAATCACCCAGCGTGGTGGGCTGACGGCCCGGTAAATCAATGCGTAAATCCGTGCCGCTATTTAGTTCGTTCATAAACTGGCGGCAGTGGCCGCACGGCGTGTAGTTCACGGTAATGGCCGCAAGCTGCTTCTCCCCGCACAGCCAGGCGTGGGTGACAGCGCTCTGTTCAGCATGAATGGTCTGTTGCAGCATAGTGCCGGGGAATTCCATATTGGCCCCGAAGTAGAGATTACCGCTGATGCCACGGGCTATGGCGCCGACGTGGAAGTGAGAAATTGCCGGGCGTGCACAGGCGGCAGCGAGCGGGAGCAGAGCAAAGGCCAGCGTTGCATCATCCATACCGGTTTGTTGCCTGAGTGATGCCACGTCCTGTGCGTTCAGCATGGCAGGGAAGTGGTCAATATCAATCAGGGGATGGAGCGCAGATTGCAGGTTCGCGGGAAGCTGTGCAAAGACGCTTTCAAAACGTGGATGCATGGCGGGCCTCAGGTCAGGTTATTGGAACCGTATTTTACGGTGCGATCCGCCTGTTATATGCGACTTTAATCACAATAAAAATGCAACTAATGCAATTTTTCGTAATTTTACGAGCCGATGATAAGGGCTAGCCGAAAACCTGCACAATCACGGGGAATAAAAACGGTGCCAGCAGGGAGGTAATAATGCCGCAGATTACCAGCGCCAGTGAACCAAATGCGCCTTCCTGATAGTCCAACTCGGCGCAGCGTGCGGTGCCAAGCGCGTGCGAGGCGGTGCCCATCGCCAACCCGCGTGAAGCTTTGGTGCTGATGTGCATCATATTCAGTAATGCGTGGCCGAACACGGCGCCAAGAATACCGACAAAAATCACGCACACGGCGCTGATAGCCGGAATGCCGCCAATGCTGCCGCCAACGGCCATCGCAATCGGTGTGGTTACCGATTTCGGCAATACGGAGGCGGCGATTTGCGGCGTAGCGCCCATCAGCAGCGCCATCGCCGTGCCGCTAATCATGGCAACCAGGCTGCCGATAAAGCAGATAGAAATAATGGACTTCCAGCGTGCGCGAATCTGATGCAACTGCTCATACAGTGGAAAAGCCAGCGCCACGACCGCAGGCTGAAGCAGGTCGTTAAGTACTTTGCTGCCGCTAAAGTAACGCTCGTAGCCAATACCGCTTACTACCAGCAGCGGGATGATCACCGCCATTGACACCAGCAGCGGGTTGAGTAGCGGTGTTTTAAACCAGCTACCGAGGCGACGTGCGCCAAAGAACACAAGCAACGTTAACGGTAGCGACCACCAGATATTTTCCATCATTTTTCGTTCACCTCATCCTGGCCGACCACTTTGCGCTCGCCGTGAATAAGGTGAGAACTCCAGCTTACTACGACTAACACAACCAATGTGCTCACTGTGCAGGAGACAACAATCGGGCCAAACTGGGCGCTCAGCAGGTCGTAATACTGCATCACGCCTACGCCAACGGGCACGAACAGCAGCGCCATATAGCGAATCAGCAGGTGACAGCCGGGTTTCACCCAGCGCGCGGGCAGGATTTGTAGCGACAGCAGCAAAAACAGAATCAACATACCGATGATGCTGCCGGGGATGGTGATGGGCAGCAGCGCGGCGAGGGCGATACCGGCGTAAAGGCAGGCGTAAATCAGCAGGAAAGCCCGCAGATAGTGCCAGAGAAGGGTCAATGTATTACGCATGGCGTTCATCCTCAAAGAAACGCATTCATCATACAATTAAAGCCAATTCTGTGCTACAGATCACATCATGAAATTGCGGCATGATAGTGATAACTGTACTGACTGTAGCGGGATTTACTGATATCTGAGGCAAATCAGCGTGCGCTACCGGTTGGTGCCTGTTCAGTCGGCAGAAAGTCCAGAAAGCGTTGCAACGCCGCGGAGGGCGTCTCATTGCTGCGCCAGAACACGCCGACGCTGCCTTTTTGTTCAATTGGCGGTAAGGCGAGTATTTTGATTAACCCCTGCGCCTGGTAGCGCTCTGCCAGGCGCTGCGAGAGTATCGACACCATATCGCTTGCCTGTAACAGGTTGACGGTCACGTTCATGGAGGCCGATTCAATCGTGTTGGTGGGCAGCATTACGCCGTGGTCCACCAGAGCGTTGTCTATGCTCTGGCGAATCGGTGTGCCGCCAGGCCAGACTATCCAGCGCCAGGGCGCAAGATCCTGCCAGCTAATGCTGCCGCGCAGCACCAGTGGATGATCGGTACGTGCCACGAAGCACACGGGCTCGGTGTACAGCACCCGGTATTGCAGCGGCAGTTTGAGCGCCCGCCCACCCACGCGCCCGACCACCACATCAATAACGCCAGAGAGTAAATCGTGCAGTAGCGGCGCCATGACTTTTTCTTCCACATTCAGATACAGCGTCGGCATGGCTTCAAGTAGCGGGAGAATGGCCTGCGAGACGCAGTCCGTGGCGACCGGCGAGCAGCCAATATGCAGACTGCCCACTAACCCGCCTTGTTTAAAACGCTCCAGCTCGCTGTGCGAGCGCTCCATATCGCGAATCAAGCGGCGGGCGTGTTCCAGCAGCAGCTTACCGCCGTCAGAGGGGCGCAGTCCTTTGCTGTGGCGTTCAAACAGCACCATACCCATGTCGTCTTCCAGCCCCGTCAGCCACTTGGAGAGCGCAGGCTGGCTGATATTCATCATTTTTGCCACCCGCGACAAGTTGCCTTGCTCGGCAATGGCTACCAGCGTTTTCAGGTGATGCAGCTTCAGTTTATGCGTCCAGTCTGCCACGTATAACCTCCGGGTTATGACAGGGGCGAAAAAGCCATTGTACATCTCATTGCTGAAATTACAGAATCGCAACATAAATACAACAACGATATATCTCATACTCTACACAACGAGGCCCGATTATGGTCCAGCAACGCGATTTACAGGCGCTTATCGATGCCGCACCGGTGTCAGCGCTCCAGTGGCGGGTGATTGCCTGCTGTTTCCTGGTAGTGATGATGGACGGTTTTGACACGGCCGCTATCGGTTTTATCGCTCCTGATATCCGCACGCAGTGGCAGTTAACGCCGGGTGCGCTGGCACCGCTGTTTGGCGCGGGCCTGCTGGGTCTGACCGGCGGTGCGCTGCTGTGTGGCCCACTCTCAGACAAATTTGGGCGCAAACGCGTGCTGGAAGGCTGCGTGGCGTTTTTTGGTTTGATGAGCCTGCTTTCAGCCTTTGCGCCATCGCTGGAAATGCTGGTGCTGCTGCGCTTTCTTACCGGCCTTGGGCTGGGGGGCGCAATGCCCAACACGGTGACAATGACCTCTGAATTTCTGCCTGCCCGGCGCCGTGGCGCGCTGGTCACGCTGATGTTCTGTGGTTTCACCCTGGGTTCTGCCATGGGCGGCGTGGTGAGCGCGCAGCTGGTGGCGAGCATTGGCTGGCAGGGCATTTTGCTGCTCGGCGGCGTGCTGCCGCTGGTGCTGGCGGTTGCGCTGTTGTTTGCACTGCCGGAGTCGCCGCGTTTTCTGGCGCGCAGCGGACGTGACCCACAGCGCCTGGCGGGCACCATGAGCCGTATCACGGGTGAGCGCTATCACAACGTACGTTTTGTGCTCAACGAAGCGCGCATTACCCGCAGCGCAGCGGGCTCGCTGTTTCAGGGGCGTTTGCGCAGCCTGACGCTGATGCTGTGGCTGGTGTTCTTTATGAGCCTGCTGATTATTTATCTGCTTTCAAGCTGGTTGCCGGTGCTGTTGCACCAGCGCGGCATTGCGCTACAGCAGGCGGCGTGGATAACCACCAGCTTCCAGGTGGGTGGCACTTTGGGTGCGGTGGCGCTGGGCTGGCTGATGGATAAGTGGAATCCGTGGTGGGTGCTGGCGGTGAGCTATCTGCTTGGCGCGGTGAGCCTGGCACTGATTGGCGCGACCCAGGACACGCTGTGGCTGATGACACTGGCTATTTTTGGCGTCGGCATTGGTGTGAGTGGCTCACAGGTCGGACTTAACGCACTGAGCGCCGTGCTCTATCCCACCGATTGTCGCGCCACCGGCGTGAGCTGGGCCAACGCGGTTGGGCGCTGCGGTGCCATCGTGGGCTCGCTCAGCGGCGGCATGATGATGGCCATGTCGCTGTCGTTCAGCTCGCTGTTTGTGATTATCGCCGTTCCGGCTCTGATTTGTTCAGCCATGCTTACTGTACTGAGTGTGGCAACCCGCGCCCGTCGCGAGGCACATGTGGCACAGCCGGTTCGTTCTGGCTCCGCCATCAGTGAATGAGAATTGAAGGAGAATCATTATGTCTGAAGTGACGAACTCGACGGTATCCCCGGTCCAGCAACAGCGTCAGCGGTTCTATGAGCAGATTTCGGCCAAAGGCCTGACGCCGCTGTGGGAGTCTTTACACAATCTGGTACCACAGACCCCTAATGCCAACTGCGCCCCGGCGCTATGGCACTACCCGGAAATTCGCCCGCTGCTGATGCAGGCCGGTGAGCTGATTGGCGCACGTGAAGCGGTGCGCCGCGTGCTGGTGCTGGAAAACCCTATGCTTCGCGGCACATCGTCCATCACCGCTTCGTTGTATGCCGGTTTGCAGCTCATCATGCCTGGTGAAGTGGCACCGAGCCATCGCCATAACCAGTCAGCGCTGCGTTTTATTGTGGAAGGCAAAGGCGCATTTACGGCGGTAGACGGTGAGCGCACCCCCATGCACGAAGGTGACTTTATCCTGACTCCGCAGTGGCGCTGGCACGATCACGGAAATACCGGCAACGAGCCGGTGGTGTGGCTCGACGGTCTCGACCTGCCGCTGGTGAATTTCCTCGGCTGTGGTTTTGCTGAGGATTACCCCGAAGAGCAGCAGCCGGTAACGCGCCCGCAAGGGGATTACCTGCCACGCTATGCCGCCAACATGCTGCCGCTGCGCCACCAGAAGGGCAACTCTTCACCGATTTTCAACTACCGCTACGACCGCAGCCGCGAGGCGCTGGAAGAGTTGCGCCGCCTGGGCGACCCGGACGAGTGGGAAGGCTTCAAGCTGCGCTACGTCAACCCGGAAACCGGTGGTTATCCAATGCCGTCTATCGGCGCGTTCCTGCAACTGTTACCCAAAGGTTTTCGCTCACGCGTACAACGCAGCACCGACAGCACCATTTATCACGTCGTGGAAGGCCGTGGCCGCGTCACCGTCGGCGAGCAAACCTTTACCTTCGGGCCGAAAGACCTGTTCGTGGTGCCGACCTGGCATGCGCTGTCTTTTGATACCGATGCTGATACCGTCCTCTTTAGCTTCTCAGACAAACCGGTTCAGGAAGTCCTGGGTCTGTTTCGCGAAGCACGCATTTAATTTTGGGAGAAAAAAGTATGACTCAGTATGTCTTTGCCCCACAGGCGACCGTCAGCGTTCCCGTTGTTGGCAGCGATGCCGAGTTCCCGGTGCGCCGCGTGTATTGCGTCGGGCGCAACTATGCCGCCCATGCCCGCGAAATGGGCTTTGACCCGGACCGTGAACCGCCGTTCTTTTTCTGCAAACCGGCAGACGCCGTGGTGCCGGTCTCAGCGGGCAGCACGTTTGAGCTGCCGTACCCGGCGCAGACCGACAACTTTCATTATGAAATTGAACTGGTGGTTGCCATTGGCAAGGCCGGGCGCGATATCCCGCTGGAAAAGGCAGGCGAGTACGTCTGGGGCTATGCCACTGGCCTGGATATGACACGCCGTGACCGCCAGATGGAAATGCGCCAGATGGGCCGCCCGTGGGAAATCGGCAAGGCGTTTGACCTCTCAGCACCGATGTCGCCGCTGCACCCAGCGGCCACGGTAGACGATATCCGCAAGGCAGATATCTGGCTTCAGGTAAACGGTGAAGACAAACAGCGTAGCGATATTCGCCATCTCATCTGGTCGGTGGAAGAAACCATCAGCTACCTGTCTGGCTTCTTTGAACTACAGCCTGGCGACCTGATTTTCACCGGCACGCCTGAAGGTGTCGGCCCGGTGGTGAAAGGTGACCTGATGACCGGCAATGTCGGCGACCTCACGCCGCTGTCGGTGAAAGTGGTGTAAGGAGCCAATATGCAGCTTTACAGCTTTTTTAACAGCTCCGCCTCTTACCGCGTGCGCATTGCGCTCGCGCTTAAGGGCGTGGAGTACGACACAGAAGGCATAAATATTCGTAACGGTGAGCAGAACAGCCCGGACTATCGCCGCCTCAACCCGGTGGGGTTAGTACCGACGCTTATCACCGACAGCGGGGACTCGCTGGGGCAGTCGCTGGCAATTATTGACTGGCTTGACCGCCACTATTCGCAGCCGCGCCTGTTACCGCAAGAGGACCGGGCGCGCGCGAAGGTACTGGAGATTGCGTACACCATCTCCTGCGACATTCACCCGATTAACAACATGCGCGTGCTGCGCTGGCTGACGGATGAGCTAAAGGTGAGCGAAGCGGAGAAAAACCGCTGGTACGGTCACTGGGTTGCTCAGGGGCTCGGCGCGGTCGAGCAGATGTTGCAGCACAGCAATGGCCGTTTTTGCGTGGGCGATACGCCGACGCTGGCGGACTGCTGCCTGATTCCACAGTGGGCCAATGCGCTACGTATGAACTGCGATTTATCCGCATTCCCGCGCTGTCGGGCTATCTATGAACATTGTCAGACGTTGCCCGCGTTCCGCGCTGCGGCACCGGAGAATCAGGTAGATAAAATTCCGGCGTAATGCAAGGAGATAAAAATGACAAAAGTTAACAGCGCCATCATTGTGGGTGGCGGTATTGGCGGTGCAGCAACCGCACTTTCTCTGGCCCGTCAGGGGATTAACGTCACGCTGTTGGAAAAGGCGCACGAGATTGGCGAAATTGGCGCGGGCATCCAGCTTGGCCCTAACGCCTTTTCAGCGCTCGACAGCCTCGGAGTGGGCAAGGTGGCGCGCGATCGCGCCGTTTTTACCGACCACATCACCATGATGGATGCCGTAAGCGGTGAGCCGGTGGTCAACATTGAAACCGGTGAGGCATTTCGCGAGCACTTTGGCGGCCCGTATGCGGTCATCCACCGCGTGGATATTCATGCCACGGTATGGGAAGCCGCCCAGCAACATCCGCAGGTGCAGTACCACACGTCGACTAACATCGTGGATATTCGCGAGAATGACAACGATGTCACGGTGTTTGACGAGCAGGGCAACAGCTGGACGGCCGATATCCTGATTGGCTGCGACGGTGTGAAATCGGTTGTGCGTCAGGCACTGCTTGGCGATACGCCGCGCGTAACGGGTCATGTGGTCTACCGTGCGGTGATTGAACGTGACGACATGCCGGAAGACCTGCGCATTAACGCGCCGGTGCTGTGGGCCGGGCCGCACTGTCACCTGGTGCACTATCCGCTGCGCGGCGGCAGTCAGTACAACCTGGTTGTGACCTTCCACAGCCGTCAGACTGAGGAGTGGGGCGTGCGCGACGGCAGCAAAGAAGAGGTGCTGTCGTACTTCCAGGGCATTCACCCGCGCCCGCGCCAGATGCTGGACAAACCCACCTCCTGGCGGCGCTGGTCGACCGCTGACCGCGAGCCGGTAGAGAAATGGGGCAGGGACAGGATTACGCTGGTGGGCGATGCCGCGCACCCGGTAGCGCAGTATATGGCGCAGGGAGCCTGTATGGCGCTGGAAGATGCCGTAACGCTTGGCAAGGCGTTGCAGGCGTGCGACAACGATGCCGAAAAAGCGTTTGCGCTGTATGAGTCGGTTCGTATTCCACGCACGGCGCGTATTGTGTGGTCGACGCGTGAGATGGGCCGCATTTATCACGCCGCAGGCGTAGAGCGCCAGGTGCGTAACCTGCTGTGGAAAGGCAAAACGCAGGATGAGTTCTACCGTGCAATGGAATGGCTCTATAGCTGGAAAGAGGATAACTGCCTGCAGCCGCGCTGACAGTCTTTATCCTGGCACGCAGAGGCGCTAACATAGCGCCTCTTTTTTTATTGAGTACGGCAAATGCGCGTGTTACTGGCGCCGATGGAAGGGGTTCTTGATCCCCTGGTGCGCGAACTTCTCAGTGAAGTGAACGATTACGATTTATGCATCACCGAGTTTCTGCGCGTGGTGGATAAGCTGCTGCCCGAAAAATCCTTCTACCGTCAGTGCCCGGAACTGCTCAACCAGAGCCGCACGCCGTCCGACACGCTGGTGCGCATCCAGCTTCTGGGGCAGTACCCAGAGTGGCTGGCAGAAAATGCCGCCCGCGCGGTGGAGCTTGGCTCCTGGGGCGTTGATCTTAACTGCGGCTGCCCGTCGAAATCGGT
Coding sequences:
- a CDS encoding PAAR domain-containing protein, whose translation is MPALVCMGDATTHGGKVISASASMFINGIQVALLGDRVSCPAHGPNNIIEGDTTVMDNGIAVVVDGSLCACGCRVISTYTDTCVES
- the sanA gene encoding outer membrane permeability protein SanA, encoding MLKRLFYSLLIVTGLILLSALALDRWISWKTAPYVYDEIQDLPWRQVGVVLGTAKYYRTGVINQYYRYRIQGAINAYNSGKVDYLLLSGDNAQQSYNEPVTMRRDLIAAGVNPADIVLDYAGFRTLDSIVRTRKVFDTNDFIIITQRFHCERALFIALHMGIQAQCYAVPSPKNMLTVRLREFGARLGALADLYIFKREPRFLGPLVPIPSHTAVPENTQGYPAVTPEQLLELQKKMEQKGAIKAQTSL
- the cdd gene encoding cytidine deaminase, which gives rise to MHPRFESVFAQLPANLQSALHPLIDIDHFPAMLNAQDVASLRQQTGMDDATLAFALLPLAAACARPAISHFHVGAIARGISGNLYFGANMEFPGTMLQQTIHAEQSAVTHAWLCGEKQLAAITVNYTPCGHCRQFMNELNSGTDLRIDLPGRQPTTLGDYLPDAFGPVDLDITTRLLDEENHGFTPEGDALSQAAIAAANRSHAPYSQSPSGVALEMKDGIFICGSYAENAAYNPSLPPLQAALNVAYLNGYESTDIARALLAERPDAPITQWESTVAVLRTLGCLSLDRVLLP
- a CDS encoding CidB/LrgB family autolysis modulator; this encodes MMENIWWSLPLTLLVFFGARRLGSWFKTPLLNPLLVSMAVIIPLLVVSGIGYERYFSGSKVLNDLLQPAVVALAFPLYEQLHQIRARWKSIISICFIGSLVAMISGTAMALLMGATPQIAASVLPKSVTTPIAMAVGGSIGGIPAISAVCVIFVGILGAVFGHALLNMMHISTKASRGLAMGTASHALGTARCAELDYQEGAFGSLALVICGIITSLLAPFLFPVIVQVFG
- a CDS encoding CidA/LrgA family protein yields the protein MRNTLTLLWHYLRAFLLIYACLYAGIALAALLPITIPGSIIGMLILFLLLSLQILPARWVKPGCHLLIRYMALLFVPVGVGVMQYYDLLSAQFGPIVVSCTVSTLVVLVVVSWSSHLIHGERKVVGQDEVNEK
- a CDS encoding LysR family transcriptional regulator; translated protein: MADWTHKLKLHHLKTLVAIAEQGNLSRVAKMMNISQPALSKWLTGLEDDMGMVLFERHSKGLRPSDGGKLLLEHARRLIRDMERSHSELERFKQGGLVGSLHIGCSPVATDCVSQAILPLLEAMPTLYLNVEEKVMAPLLHDLLSGVIDVVVGRVGGRALKLPLQYRVLYTEPVCFVARTDHPLVLRGSISWQDLAPWRWIVWPGGTPIRQSIDNALVDHGVMLPTNTIESASMNVTVNLLQASDMVSILSQRLAERYQAQGLIKILALPPIEQKGSVGVFWRSNETPSAALQRFLDFLPTEQAPTGSAR
- a CDS encoding aromatic acid/H+ symport family MFS transporter — its product is MVQQRDLQALIDAAPVSALQWRVIACCFLVVMMDGFDTAAIGFIAPDIRTQWQLTPGALAPLFGAGLLGLTGGALLCGPLSDKFGRKRVLEGCVAFFGLMSLLSAFAPSLEMLVLLRFLTGLGLGGAMPNTVTMTSEFLPARRRGALVTLMFCGFTLGSAMGGVVSAQLVASIGWQGILLLGGVLPLVLAVALLFALPESPRFLARSGRDPQRLAGTMSRITGERYHNVRFVLNEARITRSAAGSLFQGRLRSLTLMLWLVFFMSLLIIYLLSSWLPVLLHQRGIALQQAAWITTSFQVGGTLGAVALGWLMDKWNPWWVLAVSYLLGAVSLALIGATQDTLWLMTLAIFGVGIGVSGSQVGLNALSAVLYPTDCRATGVSWANAVGRCGAIVGSLSGGMMMAMSLSFSSLFVIIAVPALICSAMLTVLSVATRARREAHVAQPVRSGSAISE
- the gtdA gene encoding gentisate 1,2-dioxygenase, producing the protein MSEVTNSTVSPVQQQRQRFYEQISAKGLTPLWESLHNLVPQTPNANCAPALWHYPEIRPLLMQAGELIGAREAVRRVLVLENPMLRGTSSITASLYAGLQLIMPGEVAPSHRHNQSALRFIVEGKGAFTAVDGERTPMHEGDFILTPQWRWHDHGNTGNEPVVWLDGLDLPLVNFLGCGFAEDYPEEQQPVTRPQGDYLPRYAANMLPLRHQKGNSSPIFNYRYDRSREALEELRRLGDPDEWEGFKLRYVNPETGGYPMPSIGAFLQLLPKGFRSRVQRSTDSTIYHVVEGRGRVTVGEQTFTFGPKDLFVVPTWHALSFDTDADTVLFSFSDKPVQEVLGLFREARI
- a CDS encoding fumarylacetoacetate hydrolase family protein, yielding MTQYVFAPQATVSVPVVGSDAEFPVRRVYCVGRNYAAHAREMGFDPDREPPFFFCKPADAVVPVSAGSTFELPYPAQTDNFHYEIELVVAIGKAGRDIPLEKAGEYVWGYATGLDMTRRDRQMEMRQMGRPWEIGKAFDLSAPMSPLHPAATVDDIRKADIWLQVNGEDKQRSDIRHLIWSVEETISYLSGFFELQPGDLIFTGTPEGVGPVVKGDLMTGNVGDLTPLSVKVV
- the maiA gene encoding maleylacetoacetate isomerase; amino-acid sequence: MQLYSFFNSSASYRVRIALALKGVEYDTEGINIRNGEQNSPDYRRLNPVGLVPTLITDSGDSLGQSLAIIDWLDRHYSQPRLLPQEDRARAKVLEIAYTISCDIHPINNMRVLRWLTDELKVSEAEKNRWYGHWVAQGLGAVEQMLQHSNGRFCVGDTPTLADCCLIPQWANALRMNCDLSAFPRCRAIYEHCQTLPAFRAAAPENQVDKIPA
- a CDS encoding 3-hydroxybenzoate 6-monooxygenase, with the protein product MTKVNSAIIVGGGIGGAATALSLARQGINVTLLEKAHEIGEIGAGIQLGPNAFSALDSLGVGKVARDRAVFTDHITMMDAVSGEPVVNIETGEAFREHFGGPYAVIHRVDIHATVWEAAQQHPQVQYHTSTNIVDIRENDNDVTVFDEQGNSWTADILIGCDGVKSVVRQALLGDTPRVTGHVVYRAVIERDDMPEDLRINAPVLWAGPHCHLVHYPLRGGSQYNLVVTFHSRQTEEWGVRDGSKEEVLSYFQGIHPRPRQMLDKPTSWRRWSTADREPVEKWGRDRITLVGDAAHPVAQYMAQGACMALEDAVTLGKALQACDNDAEKAFALYESVRIPRTARIVWSTREMGRIYHAAGVERQVRNLLWKGKTQDEFYRAMEWLYSWKEDNCLQPR